From Humibacter ginsenosidimutans, a single genomic window includes:
- a CDS encoding ATP-dependent zinc protease family protein, translating to MGTVHSNTVVGWREWVSLPAIEVPWVKAKLDTGARSSALHAFDIDELDQGKRVHFWVRPWQDSELDAVEVDCPVYDRRLVRSSSGHTQHRYVVLLDFELCGRAVRAETTLTNRDEMGFRMLVGRQALRQGGFVVDAGRSFIGGRAPRPVRRRNRGRDEPVAS from the coding sequence ATGGGGACAGTCCATTCAAACACCGTCGTGGGGTGGCGCGAGTGGGTTTCGCTCCCGGCCATCGAGGTTCCGTGGGTGAAGGCGAAACTCGACACCGGAGCACGCAGCTCGGCGCTGCACGCCTTCGACATCGACGAGCTCGATCAAGGCAAACGCGTGCACTTCTGGGTGCGCCCCTGGCAAGATTCCGAGCTCGACGCCGTCGAGGTCGACTGCCCCGTGTACGACCGCCGGCTGGTGCGCAGCTCGAGCGGCCACACTCAGCACCGCTACGTGGTGCTGCTCGATTTCGAGCTGTGCGGGCGTGCCGTTCGGGCCGAGACGACGCTGACCAACCGCGACGAGATGGGCTTCAGGATGCTCGTGGGCAGGCAGGCGCTGCGCCAGGGCGGCTTCGTGGTCGACGCGGGCCGATCGTTCATCGGCGGTCGTGCCCCGCGCCCGGTGCGACGCAGGAACAGGGGACGCGACGAGCCCGTCGCATCCTGA
- a CDS encoding tryptophan-rich sensory protein encodes MTAETHAGLRPRGSTVAGPGDSARQWAVLVCLLLALAGDAIGSGAFGGTPIQHAAGGALSATATMIAPAVPAFSIWAVIYLALIGYTVVQFLPSRKADAKHRALGYPMAASLLLNAAWILSVQAGMLTLSVIVIALLLAALALAFVIVARHPATGILDAVFVDGAAGLYLGWVCVATAADIAAALTAAGFDGGGIAADAWGCAVLVAVGLVGVGLALFGRGRLAPAASLVWGIAWVAVERSSGAPRSTAVAVTAVAVAVVIVVATVLTRVLTMRRGRRG; translated from the coding sequence ATGACTGCTGAAACCCACGCCGGCCTTCGACCCCGAGGCAGCACCGTTGCCGGCCCCGGCGACTCGGCGCGGCAGTGGGCGGTGCTGGTCTGTCTGCTGCTGGCGCTCGCGGGTGACGCGATCGGGTCGGGAGCGTTCGGTGGCACGCCGATCCAGCACGCGGCCGGCGGCGCCCTGAGCGCCACGGCCACGATGATCGCGCCCGCCGTGCCCGCATTCTCCATCTGGGCCGTGATCTACCTGGCCCTGATCGGCTACACGGTCGTGCAGTTCCTGCCCTCGCGCAAGGCGGACGCCAAGCACCGTGCGCTCGGGTACCCGATGGCGGCGTCGCTGCTCCTCAACGCGGCGTGGATCCTGAGTGTGCAGGCCGGGATGCTGACGCTCAGCGTGATCGTCATCGCACTCCTGCTGGCCGCGCTCGCGTTGGCGTTCGTGATCGTGGCGCGCCACCCGGCGACGGGCATCCTCGACGCCGTCTTCGTCGACGGTGCGGCCGGCCTCTACCTGGGCTGGGTCTGCGTGGCGACCGCCGCCGACATCGCGGCCGCCCTCACCGCCGCCGGCTTCGACGGCGGGGGCATCGCAGCGGATGCCTGGGGCTGCGCCGTGCTCGTCGCCGTGGGCCTGGTGGGCGTCGGTCTCGCGCTCTTCGGCAGGGGCCGTCTGGCGCCCGCCGCCTCGCTGGTCTGGGGGATCGCGTGGGTGGCGGTCGAGCGCAGCTCGGGCGCGCCGCGCTCGACGGCGGTGGCCGTCACGGCCGTGGCGGTCGCGGTCGTCATCGTCGTGGCGACCGTCCTGACGCGTGTGCTCACGATGAGGCGCGGCCGACGCGGGTAG
- the crtI gene encoding phytoene desaturase family protein yields MNTGRGRPTRVGEHRAVRRTVVIGGGIAGLATAALLAREGHSVTLLEASSTLGGRVGTWSSGGFSFDTGPSWYLMPEVFEHFYRMLGTDARSELDLVDLDPGYRVYYEGQRHPVDVPRGRERVRELFEGLEAGSGPALDAYLDSAADAYDLALRRFLYTSFESKRSLLSADLLARASRLARLSLRSLDEHAARSFADPRLRQLLGYPAVFLGSSPSMTPALYHLMSHLDLDAGVLYPRGGFRSIIDGLVRLAESAGVTIVRGATVSRILTRDDGSLDRRRRAAVTGVLYRRGEVVRVLPADVVVSTADLHHTETALLPEHLQTYPESWWRHRVAGPGAVLLMAGVRGRLPQLAHHTLFFTREWEANFRAIFREPTRVPDPASIYVCRPSATDDSVAPAGHENLFVLVPVPADPSIGVGGIDGAGSAAVEGAAEAAIAQVATWAGIPDLADRIVVRRTLGPGDFERDLHSWRGTALGPAHTLRQSAFLRGENASKRVGGLYYAGGSTLPGIGLPMCLISAELVLKRLRGDRGTAPSVEPTPAAEVVHG; encoded by the coding sequence ATGAACACCGGCCGAGGCCGGCCGACGCGGGTCGGCGAGCATCGTGCGGTCCGGCGCACGGTCGTGATCGGCGGCGGCATCGCGGGACTCGCGACGGCGGCGCTGCTGGCCCGCGAGGGTCACTCTGTCACGCTGCTCGAGGCATCCTCGACCCTCGGCGGCCGCGTCGGCACCTGGTCGAGCGGCGGCTTCAGCTTCGACACCGGGCCATCGTGGTACCTGATGCCAGAGGTGTTCGAGCATTTCTACCGCATGCTCGGAACCGACGCGCGTTCGGAGCTCGACCTGGTCGACCTCGACCCTGGATACCGGGTGTACTACGAAGGACAGCGCCATCCGGTCGATGTGCCGAGAGGGAGGGAACGGGTCCGCGAGCTGTTCGAGGGCCTCGAGGCGGGCAGCGGACCGGCACTGGATGCCTATCTCGACTCCGCTGCCGATGCCTACGACCTCGCGCTCCGCCGCTTTCTCTACACGTCGTTCGAGTCCAAGCGCTCGCTCCTCTCCGCCGACCTGCTGGCACGGGCGTCGCGGCTCGCCCGACTGTCTCTGCGGTCCCTCGACGAACATGCCGCCCGCTCGTTCGCCGATCCGCGTCTGCGGCAGTTGCTCGGGTATCCCGCGGTGTTCCTCGGGTCGTCTCCCTCCATGACGCCGGCCCTGTACCACCTGATGAGCCACCTCGACCTGGACGCAGGCGTGCTCTATCCGCGCGGCGGCTTCCGGTCGATCATCGACGGACTGGTGCGCCTGGCCGAGTCCGCGGGCGTCACGATCGTTCGTGGTGCCACGGTCTCGCGCATCCTCACTCGCGACGACGGATCGCTCGACCGACGGCGACGCGCGGCCGTCACAGGCGTGCTCTACCGTCGCGGCGAGGTCGTGCGTGTGCTCCCCGCCGATGTGGTGGTGAGCACGGCCGACCTGCATCACACCGAGACGGCGCTGCTTCCCGAGCACCTGCAGACCTATCCGGAGTCATGGTGGCGCCACCGGGTGGCCGGGCCCGGCGCGGTGCTGCTGATGGCGGGTGTGCGCGGACGGCTGCCGCAGCTCGCGCATCACACCCTGTTCTTCACGCGAGAGTGGGAAGCGAACTTCCGCGCGATCTTCCGGGAGCCGACCCGGGTGCCCGACCCGGCGTCGATCTACGTCTGTCGGCCGAGCGCGACCGACGATTCCGTCGCGCCGGCCGGTCACGAGAACCTCTTCGTGCTGGTGCCGGTGCCCGCCGACCCGTCGATCGGCGTCGGCGGAATCGACGGCGCCGGTTCGGCGGCGGTGGAGGGCGCCGCCGAGGCCGCGATCGCGCAGGTCGCTACCTGGGCGGGCATCCCCGATCTCGCCGATCGCATCGTCGTGCGCCGCACCCTCGGACCGGGCGACTTCGAACGTGACCTGCACTCCTGGAGGGGAACGGCCCTCGGGCCGGCGCACACGCTTCGCCAGAGCGCGTTCCTGCGTGGCGAGAACGCATCGAAGCGGGTCGGCGGCCTGTACTACGCGGGCGGATCGACGCTTCCGGGCATCGGGCTGCCGATGTGCCTGATCAGCGCGGAGCTCGTGCTCAAGCGGCTTCGCGGGGACCGCGGCACGGCGCCGTCGGTGGAGCCCACGCCGGCCGCGGAGGTGGTGCACGGGTGA
- a CDS encoding lycopene cyclase domain-containing protein, translating into MRGTVVPGLAGLVLSGSGSARSEAYPILALIFLAAAAAVAVMAVELSPRKRRDTFRRWSVPAVVSSVVVVLLTAVFDSLLIAGDVIRYDDRLLSGIRVGSAPIEDFAYPLAAILLVPSLWSLVGTIGRPRRPIDDGRASGASSGGEPALERVASPGESERRL; encoded by the coding sequence ATGCGGGGGACAGTCGTTCCGGGGCTGGCCGGTCTGGTGCTGTCGGGATCGGGCAGTGCCCGATCGGAGGCCTACCCGATTCTGGCGCTGATCTTCTTGGCTGCCGCGGCGGCCGTGGCTGTGATGGCGGTGGAGCTGAGCCCTCGAAAACGCCGTGACACGTTTCGCCGATGGTCGGTGCCGGCGGTGGTCTCGTCGGTCGTCGTCGTTCTGCTCACCGCCGTGTTCGACTCGCTGCTGATCGCCGGGGACGTGATCCGATACGACGACCGGCTCCTCTCCGGCATTCGTGTCGGGTCGGCGCCCATCGAGGACTTCGCCTACCCTCTGGCGGCGATCCTGCTGGTGCCATCGCTGTGGTCGCTCGTCGGCACGATCGGGCGACCGCGCCGGCCGATCGACGACGGGCGGGCGAGCGGGGCATCCTCCGGTGGCGAGCCAGCCCTGGAGCGTGTCGCATCGCCGGGCGAGAGCGAGCGGCGCCTGTGA
- a CDS encoding prenyltransferase has protein sequence MTTVTAPRGTLRRLLVASRPVSWINTAYPFAAAYLLTTGRVDVAFVVGTIFFLVPYNLAMYGINDVFDYESDAANPRKGGVEGALLDRRLHGTTIVASVALCLPFVAALVVLGDPWSWFVLAVSLFAVVAYSVPRLRFKEVPFLDSATSSTHFVSPAVYGLVLAGGVFTPQLVVLLVAFFLWGVASHAFGAVQDIEPDRAGGISSVATAMGAAWTVRFAIGCWAAAGLLMLFTAWPGPLASTLVIPYIGFAAPYAAISDADSARAHHGWRWFLVANYLCGFLATLLLIAYAWEGSRP, from the coding sequence GTGACGACCGTGACCGCCCCGCGCGGAACGCTGCGTCGGCTGCTGGTGGCATCCCGCCCGGTCAGCTGGATCAACACCGCGTACCCCTTCGCCGCCGCGTATCTCCTGACGACCGGGCGCGTCGACGTGGCGTTCGTGGTGGGAACGATCTTCTTCCTCGTGCCGTACAACCTCGCGATGTACGGCATCAACGACGTCTTCGACTACGAGTCGGATGCCGCCAATCCGCGCAAGGGCGGCGTCGAGGGCGCGCTGCTCGACCGCCGGCTGCACGGCACGACGATCGTCGCGTCCGTCGCTCTGTGCCTGCCGTTCGTCGCAGCGCTGGTGGTGCTCGGCGACCCGTGGTCGTGGTTCGTGCTCGCCGTCAGCCTCTTCGCCGTCGTCGCCTACTCGGTGCCCAGACTGCGCTTCAAGGAGGTGCCGTTCCTCGACTCGGCGACCTCGAGCACGCACTTCGTGTCGCCGGCGGTTTACGGGCTCGTGCTGGCGGGCGGGGTGTTCACGCCGCAGCTCGTCGTGCTGCTCGTGGCGTTCTTCCTCTGGGGCGTGGCCTCGCACGCGTTCGGCGCGGTGCAGGACATCGAACCGGATCGCGCAGGCGGGATCTCGTCCGTCGCCACGGCGATGGGCGCAGCGTGGACCGTGCGCTTCGCGATCGGGTGCTGGGCGGCGGCGGGCCTCCTGATGCTCTTCACCGCGTGGCCCGGTCCACTCGCCTCGACGCTGGTGATCCCGTACATCGGGTTCGCCGCACCGTACGCGGCGATCTCCGACGCCGACTCGGCTCGCGCCCATCACGGATGGCGCTGGTTCCTCGTCGCGAACTACCTCTGCGGCTTTCTGGCAACCCTTTTGCTCATCGCGTACGCGTGGGAAGGATCGAGACCATGA
- a CDS encoding DUF2207 domain-containing protein, protein MHRLTTVFGMLALAAALIVAPAFVPTAAHAASGSPAADTVSAGRAAEGPRAAGSVGAVGADVNDFTFQSMHADYTLGRDSSGASTLKVVETFVADFPQTDQNHGMRRSIPDTYQGQPNDPQLVSITDGDGNPREAEVSDDDGTFSMTSREAGFVHGAQTYVFTYTLRHVTLATDDDDEFYWDVNGVDWTQPFGVVSATLHMPAELRSARNGKQSCYHGAQGSHAQCSITSSEDGTVEASVTGVAANETVTIAVGFAKSTFVPFDASPFGSGWAIAALIAALVGIVAVVLAILARLRLRDAPGRPTIIAEYTPPPGVDALESALLLGRTQKAIPAEILEQAVSGSIRIVDGGRRFGKPVLSAELVDATKADADGRLVLDALFAKGPTFDFSRPNSRFANAVQGIQSTVRSELVARGYYRKVPATVRLWPILLGVLSFAAMMLFSIIALISFVTPWPMALVIIWAILVLIAVLVLVSHRPLDDRGAEVRDHLDGLKIFIDWTDADRIRTLQSPTTTERTAIDTNDPRQMLKLYETLLPFAVVYGQEKEWARQLAVYSQASGIVPVWYVGSLAGFDAASFSAGIGALSTAAMSSSSTGGAGGGGFAGGGGGGGGGGGV, encoded by the coding sequence ATGCATCGACTCACGACCGTTTTCGGGATGCTGGCGCTGGCTGCCGCCCTCATCGTCGCTCCCGCCTTCGTGCCGACCGCCGCACACGCGGCATCCGGTTCTCCCGCCGCCGACACCGTCTCGGCCGGTCGTGCCGCCGAGGGTCCGAGAGCAGCGGGCTCCGTCGGGGCGGTCGGCGCTGACGTGAACGACTTCACGTTCCAGAGCATGCACGCCGACTACACACTCGGCCGCGACTCGAGCGGTGCGAGCACGCTGAAGGTCGTGGAGACGTTCGTCGCCGACTTTCCGCAGACCGACCAGAACCACGGAATGCGACGGAGCATCCCCGACACCTACCAGGGGCAGCCGAACGATCCGCAGCTGGTGTCGATCACCGACGGCGATGGCAACCCGCGCGAGGCCGAGGTGAGCGACGACGACGGAACGTTCAGCATGACGTCGCGCGAGGCCGGCTTCGTGCACGGCGCGCAGACCTACGTCTTCACCTACACGCTGCGCCACGTCACGCTCGCGACGGATGACGACGACGAGTTCTACTGGGACGTGAACGGCGTGGACTGGACCCAGCCGTTCGGCGTGGTGTCGGCCACCCTGCACATGCCGGCCGAGTTGCGGTCGGCCCGCAACGGCAAGCAGTCCTGCTATCACGGCGCGCAGGGCTCCCACGCGCAGTGCTCGATCACCTCGTCGGAGGACGGCACGGTCGAAGCCTCCGTGACCGGCGTTGCCGCGAACGAGACGGTGACCATTGCCGTCGGCTTCGCGAAGAGCACCTTCGTGCCGTTCGACGCCTCCCCGTTCGGCTCCGGCTGGGCCATCGCCGCGCTCATCGCCGCCCTGGTCGGCATCGTGGCCGTCGTGCTCGCCATCCTCGCCAGGCTGCGCCTGCGCGACGCACCGGGCCGACCGACCATCATCGCGGAGTACACGCCGCCGCCGGGTGTCGACGCCCTCGAGAGCGCGCTGCTGCTCGGTCGCACGCAGAAGGCGATCCCCGCTGAGATTCTTGAGCAGGCCGTGAGCGGCAGCATCCGCATCGTGGACGGGGGCCGCAGGTTCGGCAAACCGGTGCTGAGTGCCGAGCTGGTCGATGCGACCAAAGCGGATGCCGACGGCCGTCTCGTTCTCGACGCGCTCTTCGCGAAGGGCCCCACCTTCGACTTCAGCCGGCCGAACAGCCGGTTCGCGAACGCCGTGCAGGGCATCCAGTCGACGGTGCGCTCCGAGCTCGTCGCGCGCGGCTACTACCGCAAGGTGCCCGCCACGGTGCGGCTCTGGCCGATCCTGCTCGGTGTGTTGTCGTTCGCCGCGATGATGCTGTTCAGCATCATCGCGCTGATCTCCTTCGTCACCCCGTGGCCGATGGCGCTCGTGATCATCTGGGCGATCCTCGTGCTGATCGCCGTGCTCGTGCTGGTCTCCCACCGGCCGCTCGACGATCGCGGAGCCGAGGTGCGCGACCACCTCGACGGCCTCAAGATCTTCATCGACTGGACGGACGCCGATCGCATCCGCACGCTCCAGTCACCCACGACCACCGAGCGGACCGCCATCGACACGAACGACCCCAGGCAGATGCTCAAGCTCTACGAGACACTGCTGCCGTTCGCCGTCGTGTACGGCCAGGAGAAGGAGTGGGCGAGGCAGCTCGCCGTGTACAGCCAGGCCAGCGGCATCGTTCCCGTCTGGTACGTCGGCTCGCTGGCCGGCTTCGACGCCGCCTCGTTCAGCGCGGGCATCGGCGCGCTGTCCACGGCAGCGATGTCGTCGTCATCCACGGGCGGCGCCGGCGGAGGTGGCTTCGCGGGAGGCGGAGGCGGCGGAGGTGGCGGCGGCGGCGTGTAG
- the hemB gene encoding porphobilinogen synthase, whose amino-acid sequence MRRLTAETRLHPAELILPVFVREGIHEPQPIASMPGVVQHTIDSLKAAVNDAAEAGIGGVMLFGVPEVRDAVGSGATAPDGILNVATRAVAAEVGDALVVQTDLCLDEFTDHGHCGVVDARGRVDNDATLERYRDMALAQAEAGSQILGLSGMMDGQVAAVRDALDDQGFTDTAVLAYAAKYASSFYGPFREAVDSQLSGDRRSYQQDPANRREGLREARLDLEEGADILMVKPAMSYLDVVGDVAAFSDIPVWAYQVSGEYSMVEAAAANGWIDRDRAVLETLTSIRRAGADAVLTYWAVEVAGWLK is encoded by the coding sequence ATGCGCCGGCTCACGGCCGAGACGCGCCTGCACCCCGCCGAGCTGATCCTGCCGGTGTTCGTGCGCGAGGGCATCCACGAACCGCAACCCATCGCCTCGATGCCGGGGGTCGTGCAGCACACGATCGACAGCCTGAAGGCGGCCGTCAACGATGCCGCCGAGGCGGGCATCGGCGGCGTGATGCTCTTCGGTGTGCCCGAGGTGCGGGATGCCGTGGGCAGCGGCGCCACCGCGCCCGACGGCATCCTCAACGTCGCCACCCGTGCCGTGGCGGCCGAGGTCGGCGACGCGCTCGTGGTGCAGACCGATCTCTGCCTCGACGAGTTCACCGACCACGGGCACTGCGGTGTCGTGGATGCCCGCGGCCGCGTCGACAACGACGCCACCCTGGAGCGCTACCGCGACATGGCGCTCGCGCAGGCGGAGGCGGGATCGCAGATCCTCGGACTCAGCGGCATGATGGACGGCCAGGTCGCCGCCGTGCGCGACGCGCTCGACGACCAGGGCTTCACCGACACCGCTGTGCTTGCATACGCCGCGAAGTATGCGTCGAGCTTCTACGGCCCGTTCCGCGAGGCCGTCGACTCGCAGCTGAGCGGCGACCGCCGCAGCTACCAACAGGATCCCGCCAACCGGCGCGAGGGTCTGCGCGAGGCACGGCTCGACCTCGAAGAGGGTGCCGACATCCTCATGGTCAAGCCCGCGATGTCGTACCTCGACGTGGTGGGTGACGTGGCCGCGTTCAGTGATATTCCCGTGTGGGCATATCAGGTGAGCGGCGAGTACTCGATGGTCGAGGCGGCCGCGGCGAACGGGTGGATCGACCGCGACCGCGCCGTGCTCGAGACGCTGACGAGCATCCGCCGAGCAGGCGCCGACGCGGTGCTGACGTACTGGGCCGTGGAGGTGGCCGGATGGCTGAAGTGA
- a CDS encoding MFS transporter yields the protein MSGASSSTPAEKKRGAGLAIASLSLGTGLNPLNSSMIAVALVDLQKTFTLGIAEATWVITAFYLASAAGQPLMGRLGDRFGPRRLFMFGMVVVMVVAVLTPFAPSFAWVCVGRVGLAIGTATAFPSAVAMVRPISKASGVSTPRLLGRIQMANTAGAAIGPVVGGLLVSTLGWPAIFAVNVPLALLALIGTRMFAPADAARRAERLRTLVVQSDVPGIALFIGTLVALLIFLLGLQSTPAWWLLAVAVVAGGAFVWRELTASTPFIDLRLLAANRSLMMVYLCFAVFNLVYYTAFFGLPQLLQDHGGYNAGITGLLMFPLAAVTIGLTPLGARWIERRGLRFTLLVGGVGLIVGTALLAVAAATVNPIAMLLITAAMGAPYCIVSIAMNQALYASARPKDRGVAAGIFQTSRYVGAIAATTVLGIVLTDGSGPNASAQWLIVIAIATGLAIVHALLLGSWHPREYEEQDTSGVPTTR from the coding sequence GTGAGCGGAGCATCCTCGTCCACACCGGCAGAGAAGAAGCGTGGCGCCGGCCTCGCGATCGCGAGCCTCAGCCTCGGCACCGGGCTCAACCCGCTGAACTCCTCGATGATCGCGGTCGCGCTCGTCGACCTGCAGAAGACGTTCACGCTCGGCATCGCCGAGGCGACGTGGGTGATCACCGCCTTCTATCTGGCCTCGGCCGCCGGTCAGCCGCTGATGGGCAGGCTCGGCGACAGGTTCGGGCCGCGCCGCCTCTTCATGTTCGGCATGGTCGTCGTGATGGTCGTGGCCGTGCTCACGCCGTTCGCGCCGTCGTTCGCGTGGGTGTGCGTCGGCCGTGTCGGACTCGCGATCGGCACCGCGACAGCCTTTCCGTCGGCGGTGGCCATGGTGCGGCCGATCAGCAAGGCATCGGGCGTCTCGACGCCCAGGCTGCTGGGGCGCATCCAGATGGCGAACACGGCGGGTGCGGCGATCGGCCCCGTGGTGGGCGGCCTGCTGGTGAGCACGCTCGGCTGGCCGGCGATCTTCGCCGTCAACGTGCCGCTCGCGCTGCTCGCTCTGATCGGCACGAGGATGTTCGCTCCTGCCGACGCCGCCCGTCGCGCCGAGCGGTTGCGCACCCTCGTGGTGCAGTCCGACGTTCCCGGCATCGCGCTGTTCATCGGCACGCTCGTGGCGCTGCTGATCTTCTTGCTCGGCCTGCAGTCGACACCGGCCTGGTGGTTGCTCGCCGTCGCTGTCGTCGCGGGCGGGGCGTTCGTGTGGCGCGAGCTGACGGCATCCACCCCGTTCATCGACCTGCGGCTGCTGGCGGCCAACAGGTCGCTCATGATGGTCTACCTGTGCTTCGCGGTCTTCAACCTCGTGTACTACACGGCGTTCTTCGGCCTGCCCCAACTGCTCCAGGACCACGGCGGCTACAACGCCGGCATCACCGGCCTGCTGATGTTCCCGCTGGCCGCCGTCACGATCGGGCTCACGCCGCTCGGCGCCCGCTGGATCGAGCGCCGAGGTCTGCGGTTCACCCTTCTGGTCGGCGGAGTCGGACTCATCGTGGGAACCGCGCTGCTCGCCGTCGCCGCCGCGACGGTGAATCCGATCGCCATGCTGCTCATCACGGCGGCGATGGGCGCGCCGTACTGCATCGTGAGCATCGCGATGAACCAGGCGCTGTACGCCTCGGCCAGGCCGAAAGACAGGGGCGTCGCCGCCGGCATCTTCCAGACGTCCCGCTACGTGGGCGCGATCGCGGCGACCACGGTGCTCGGCATCGTGCTCACCGACGGGTCGGGGCCGAACGCCTCCGCTCAGTGGCTGATCGTGATCGCGATCGCGACCGGACTGGCGATCGTGCATGCGCTGCTGCTCGGGTCGTGGCATCCACGGGAGTACGAGGAGCAGGACACCTCGGGAGTGCCGACGACGCGGTGA
- a CDS encoding RimK family alpha-L-glutamate ligase: MKLAILSRAPQSYSTQRLRTAAADRGHNVKVLDTLRFSIDLSGDEPDLQYRGKLLSDYDAILPRIGNSITYFGTAVVRQFEQMDVYTPNTANGITNSRDKLRANQILSRHNIGMPATAFVHSRADVRTAIASVGGAPVVIKLLEGTQGIGVILAPEAKIAEAIIETLHSTKQNVLVQSFIAESRGRDIRALVVGDRVVAAMRRTANGDEFRSNVHRGGSVERVELDPAFEQAAVRSAQIMGLRVAGVDMLEGNDGPLVMEVNSSPGLQGIETATGLDVAGAIVDHIDNQVAFPEIDVRQRLSVSTGYGVAELAVGSDADLVGKRLRDSGLGDRDITVLTLHRGATVVPNPRGNTELEAGDRLLCFGRLEEMRSMIPARRRRRTKVRKLPKDALPSEV; this comes from the coding sequence TTGAAGTTGGCGATCCTCTCCCGGGCTCCGCAGTCGTACTCGACGCAGCGCCTCCGCACGGCAGCGGCCGACCGCGGCCACAACGTGAAGGTGCTCGACACCCTGCGCTTCTCGATCGACCTGTCGGGAGACGAGCCCGATCTGCAGTACCGCGGCAAGCTGCTGTCGGACTACGACGCGATACTGCCGCGCATCGGCAACTCGATCACCTACTTCGGCACCGCCGTCGTGCGGCAGTTCGAGCAGATGGACGTCTACACCCCGAACACCGCGAACGGCATCACGAACTCGCGCGACAAGCTGCGTGCCAACCAGATCCTGTCGCGCCACAACATCGGGATGCCCGCCACCGCGTTCGTGCACAGCCGCGCGGATGTGCGCACCGCCATCGCCTCCGTGGGCGGTGCTCCCGTGGTGATCAAGCTGCTCGAGGGCACGCAGGGGATCGGCGTCATCCTCGCCCCCGAGGCGAAGATCGCGGAGGCGATCATCGAGACGCTGCACTCTACGAAGCAGAACGTGCTGGTGCAGTCGTTCATCGCCGAGAGCAGGGGGCGCGACATCCGCGCACTCGTCGTCGGCGACCGCGTCGTCGCGGCGATGCGGCGCACCGCGAACGGCGACGAGTTCCGCTCGAACGTGCACCGCGGCGGCTCGGTGGAACGCGTCGAGCTCGACCCCGCGTTCGAGCAGGCGGCCGTGCGGTCGGCGCAGATCATGGGCCTGCGCGTCGCGGGCGTCGACATGCTGGAAGGCAACGACGGGCCGCTGGTCATGGAGGTCAACTCCTCGCCGGGTCTGCAGGGCATCGAGACGGCGACCGGACTCGACGTGGCGGGCGCCATCGTCGACCACATCGACAACCAGGTGGCCTTCCCCGAGATCGACGTACGGCAGCGGCTCAGCGTCTCCACGGGATACGGGGTCGCCGAGCTCGCCGTCGGCTCCGACGCCGACCTGGTGGGCAAGCGCCTGCGCGACTCCGGCCTCGGCGACCGCGACATCACGGTGCTCACCCTGCATCGCGGCGCCACGGTCGTCCCCAACCCACGCGGCAACACGGAGCTCGAGGCCGGCGACCGCCTGCTCTGCTTCGGCCGCCTGGAGGAGATGCGCTCGATGATCCCTGCCCGACGTCGCCGTCGCACCAAGGTGCGCAAGCTGCCGAAGGACGCCCTGCCGTCCGAGGTGTGA
- a CDS encoding lycopene cyclase domain-containing protein — protein MRFVYLAALLGASGCLCLLDARWRLFFWRAPVRAAVVTVVVTVFLLLWDAAGIAAGIFLRGHSPLTTGVQLAPQLALEEPVFLAFLVYLVAILLFGVRRMLDARRSPGERGR, from the coding sequence GTGAGGTTCGTCTATCTCGCGGCGCTGCTCGGGGCATCCGGATGTCTGTGCCTGCTCGACGCGCGCTGGCGTCTCTTCTTCTGGCGCGCTCCGGTTCGCGCGGCGGTGGTCACCGTTGTGGTGACCGTCTTCCTCCTGCTGTGGGATGCCGCGGGCATCGCCGCCGGCATCTTTCTTCGTGGGCACTCGCCGTTGACAACCGGCGTGCAACTGGCTCCGCAGCTTGCGCTCGAGGAACCGGTGTTCCTCGCCTTTCTGGTCTACCTGGTCGCGATCCTGCTGTTCGGCGTGCGTCGGATGCTCGATGCGCGGCGCTCGCCGGGAGAACGAGGGCGATGA